A stretch of DNA from Planctomycetia bacterium:
CGGGGTGCGGATTTCTATAATCGCGGTTTGGTCGCCCGTCGACAGTGACCGACCGTACGGTCGTCATCGTCGACGGGTGCTTTGTTTTTAACGGCGGATCGAAACTTCGTTCCGCTAACTTGCTCCGCTTCGCTGCCTCTTTTTTTCGTTACGCTTCCCACGGCCCCGAGCCGTGGCTTTTAGAGAACTTCGCTATGCCCTCTCCGTCCGCCGCTTCTGCCGGTTCGCGTCGTTTGGTCGACGAAAAGGTGGTCGTCCTCGATTTCGGTTCGCAGTACGCCCAACTCATCGCCCGTCGCGTTCGCGAGGCGCATGTCTATTGCGAGATCGTGCGCCACGACATCACCGCCGAACGGCTGCGGGCCATCGCGCCGCGCGGGATCATTCTTTCCGGCAGTCCTTCCAGCGTGTACGAAACGACCGCGCCGAAGTGCGATGGCGAACTCTTCAAGCTCGGCATTCCCGTGCTCGGCATTTGCTACGGAATGCAGATCGCCTGCGAAACGCTCGGCGGCAAGGTCGAGAGCGCGCCGGCGCGCGAATACGGTCGGGCCAAGATCCATGTATCGGATTCCGGCAGCGAGTTGTTCGCCGACGCACCGACCGAGATGGAAGTCTGGATGAGCCACGGCGATCAGGTCTCGCGCGTCTCGGCGGAGTTCCAGCCGCTCGCCGGCACGAGCACCTGCCCGATCGCCGCGGTGCGGCATGTGTCGCTGCCGTTCTATGGCTTGCAATTCCATCCGGAAGTCACGCACACGCCGCAAGGCAAAACCATTCTGCATAACTTCTTGAAACGGATCTGCGGCTGCCTCGGCACTTGGAAGATGGAGCAGTTCGCCGCCGAAACGATCGAGCGCGTCCGCGAGCAAGTCGGCAACCAACGGGTGATCTGCGGACTCTCCGGCGGTGTCGATTCCTCGGTCGTCGCGGCACTTCTGTCGCGGGCCATCGGCGATCAGCTCTCGTGCATCCTCGTCGACAACGGCTTGCTCCGCAAAGACGAAGAAGCGGCCGTGATTCGCGAGTTCACCGGCCACTTCAAGGCCGACCTGCATGTGGTGAAAGCCGAAGATCGGTTTCTGAAAGCGCTCGCCGGCACCGTCGATCCGCAAGAGAAACGCCGTCGTATCGGCCATGCCTTCATCGATTGTTTTTCCGACGAAGCGGCGAAGATCAAAGACGCGACGTTTCTTGCGCAAGGCACTCTTTATCCCGACGTGATCGAAAGCGGCGCCGCCGCCGACGGACCTGCGGCGACGATCAAGCTGCATCACAACGTCGGCGGCTTGCCCGAAGATTTGCAGTTCAAACTGATCGAGCCGCTGCGAGATTTGTTCAAAGACGAAGTCCGCGCGCTCGGCCTCGAGCTCGGCTTGCCCGAGGAGATCGTCTGGCGTCATCCGTTCCCCGGTCCCGGCCTGGCGGTGCGCTGCCTCGGCCCGATCAATCGCGACCGGCTCGACAAACTGCGCGACGCCGACGCGATCGTCGTCGGTGAGATCAAGGCGGCCGGTTTGTATCGTGCGACGTCGCAGGCGTTCGCCGTATTGCTGCCGGTGCAGAGCGTCGGCGTGATGGGGGACGCGCGCACCTACGAAGAAACGATCGCCGTTCGCTGCGTGAACACGGAAGACTTCATGACCGCCGACTGGAGCCATCTGCCGTACGACCTCCTGGCCCGCATCTCGACCCGAATCATCAACGAAGTGAAGGGGGTGAACCGCGTCGTCTACGACATCAGCTCGAAACCCCCGGCCACGATCGAGTGGGAATGAAGTAAAGAAGTGAAAGAGGCGTGGCGCAGAAGAGTGCTTGTCGCGACGCGTCAAGAAAGGTGTAATTTCTCTCTCTTCTCGCTCGTTACATTCGCTTAGAATCGTCCTCACGTAATAAACGTGTAATGGCACAGGCATTACACCGATCGTGATTTCATTCGAGGCATTCATGGTAATGATTCCGTGTTCCGCGTGCGGTCGGAAGCTGAATGTTCCTCCGGAACGAGTCGGCACGCAGGCCGATTGCCCTGCCTGCAAGTCACGAATTACGCTCGCGATCTCGACCGCGATTCCGGCTCCGATGTTTACAGTCGATGCCGCTCCCGTTCGCGCCGGTCCCATTCCGTACGTTGAAAGAGCGTAACGAACCGGATACCGAACCTAAGCACGTTCAAATCGACGCTTCGCAATCCGGCCGCGAGCATCAACCGAATTGGCCGATGGTCTTGGTGATGGTCGGTACGCCGCTCGCGTTCTACGTTCTCATTCTGTGCCTGTCGCTGAACGGACGGTTTCAAGAAAATCGATTGATCGTTCGCGATCAAGGGGGCATCTTCGTTGTCACCACGAGTTGGGCGGCCATTAGTCTCGGACTTGCCTGGTTTTGGTATTCGCGAAGTAGGCCCCTCGCGCAACCGAGCAGCGCGTATGCGCAGCCAAATCAAGCGAACGAACCCTCGCTCGGCGAAAGTATGGCCCAAGTCGTGTCGTTCGGTTATGTGGCTATGACGGCACTCATCGCGCTGATCGTGGTTTCCATTACGGCCATACGGATGAACGGCGATAAGCTTGCCGGGCCGCGGCCGCGACCGACTCCTGCCGTTCCCCGTGCGGCGCGTTCCGAACCGCCGAAGGTGCGATTTCATCCTCAAGGCATCTCCGAAGAAACTTGGAAAAGCTTCGAGACCGAGCACGGTAAGTTTTCGATCGCGATGGTCATCTTGGAGAACGTTCCCTCAAACGATCGAATTCGACAATCGATCGAACGAAACTTAACGAAGGGGATGCAAAACCGCCAGTCTAAGCGCCTCGATCAAGAAACGCTGCAATGGCTTCTTGCAATAAAAAACTTGCAGCAATTCGCGGCCAACGTGAAGTTCACCGATGTTAAGGACATCGACCACGCGACCCGTACGATCACGTTGAAGTTCAACCATGAAAAGATGCGGCGGTTTATGGAGGCGGAAGACGAGGAACGAGGCGTAACGGCGTTCTTGAGATCGAGTAAGGCTCCCCAAAATATCGAACTCGCTAAAAACTTGTACGATCGTTATGGCGAAAAGTCAGTCGTGTTCGTTGTCTTTGAAGGTCTTTCTGGTGCGGTAGACACTTCCGTCATTTTCCATTCTCTCCGAAAGAATCAGTCTCACAACAGAATGAATTGGTTGATTTATCAGAAGTCGGGCGAATCCGTTTATGCACCGGTCGGCGACATACATGCCTTAGCCG
This window harbors:
- the guaA gene encoding glutamine-hydrolyzing GMP synthase is translated as MPSPSAASAGSRRLVDEKVVVLDFGSQYAQLIARRVREAHVYCEIVRHDITAERLRAIAPRGIILSGSPSSVYETTAPKCDGELFKLGIPVLGICYGMQIACETLGGKVESAPAREYGRAKIHVSDSGSELFADAPTEMEVWMSHGDQVSRVSAEFQPLAGTSTCPIAAVRHVSLPFYGLQFHPEVTHTPQGKTILHNFLKRICGCLGTWKMEQFAAETIERVREQVGNQRVICGLSGGVDSSVVAALLSRAIGDQLSCILVDNGLLRKDEEAAVIREFTGHFKADLHVVKAEDRFLKALAGTVDPQEKRRRIGHAFIDCFSDEAAKIKDATFLAQGTLYPDVIESGAAADGPAATIKLHHNVGGLPEDLQFKLIEPLRDLFKDEVRALGLELGLPEEIVWRHPFPGPGLAVRCLGPINRDRLDKLRDADAIVVGEIKAAGLYRATSQAFAVLLPVQSVGVMGDARTYEETIAVRCVNTEDFMTADWSHLPYDLLARISTRIINEVKGVNRVVYDISSKPPATIEWE